Part of the Danio rerio strain Tuebingen ecotype United States chromosome 12, GRCz12tu, whole genome shotgun sequence genome, TCTTCAGTTTGCAACATTATTTAGTTGGAAAAACGCATAGTAATAAAAATCTGTAATAAAATcgacatttttttaaagagtgtgTCTGTGCCTTCAGGTGTGCTGGAGGAGGCAGAATTCTACAACATCACACcgctgattaaattaatcaaagagAGGATTCTTGAACGCGACTCAAAGGCCACGCAGGTATGAGCAAACCTTTATCGAGCCTCCAATACAGTGCATTTGCTTCCTTCTATCTGTTATTTTTCTCCAAGTACTATATTTCAGTTAATCTCTTATTCTACTGTACATTTGTGACTATATTTGTGTGCTTATGCAACAGCCACCAGTCCTCCGCCCACTCTcgctcttttattttattttttttcatactcTCCTATTGGCATCATCCCACTGCATTTCTTGCTCGCACTGTTTTCACCCTGTGTTTCTCATACAGCAGGTACCGCCGAAGCATGTGTATCGGGTGTTGCAGTGTCAGGAAGAGGAACTGACCCAGATGGTGTCCACCATGTCGGACGGCTGGAAGTTTGAGCAGGTCAGCGTGCGCGCCTGCCGAAAACCCCGCCCCGGACTGCTCTGGACTGTGGGTTGGACTGACACGGAGTTGATATCCCTTCCCCTGATCCTAATGCTCCCAGTGTCCAATTCTCCCCTCAGATTCAGAGTCCAGTAATGTAGCTAAAGTGTCAAATTAAACTTTTGGATTTTTTATTCAAAGGGATTTTACAAGGTCAGTTGCACCaatttttgttaataatattatgtttttttaatggcAGACTATGGCTAgactactactcagtaggtactgcatttaaatttgaatttactgCTCGACCGTTAGAAAGGgctttctatacagtatgaatgtgagcagtatgaatggaactcagacATACTACATCTACCATTTGATCATGATAGCATAACCTACCCGCATTAGTTGTGTCGattcactcccatttatgaattctctcgctCTGCATCATGGATGCACGCAGCATGCATTGGATGCACAGTTTAGAATttcgccagaagtagtaggtcatccgggtacttctcgcatactgtttttgaattaaatatatatatatggcatatCTGATCAgacttttattattagtttacgTCTCGCAAGTTTTATTCTTCCTAATTTCCCGCAGCATGGTCTTTTTCCCCTCACAAATCCAAGTTATACTGTATCTCTCCATTTGAAGAACGTGATTGCAACAAAGTTCCAATTCTGAGAATGTCTTGCAAATATTTGTACTGCTTTTATTGGCTTTCTCATTCTGACTTGGTATCTTCTAGTTATGAGTTTCTACCGTGAGAAAAACATAGTTTTTTTAAGGGATTATTTAGCTTGCAATAATTTTGTTCTTTCTTATCAAAAAAgctcaaaagatattttgaaggaccTAAACAACATTGGtgcaaaaaagcaaaataatgtaATATGAAATAATCCATAATGTCTTATGGAATAACTGTTCATAACATTGAAAAACGGTAGAAAACattatgcataattataaaaagaaACCATCATTTAAAGGTTTACCTAGGTCTACCTTTAAACACTTAAAGGTTCTGTGGTACTGAAGGTTTCAAAgttgggcccaatcccaattctacccattAGCTCTTATCTCTAGTTTTGCGTATTCACGTGAAGAAGTGGGAgtgtcctaattctctttagcttgaaagtGTAGGGCTAAGGAGAAGGGCTAGATAACCCAAGGGTAGATACACCAGCTACAATGGCAACATGGCTGCACATgcaagtcaggagatgcacaaattggtattttttgcaattattaagaattttaacaacaaacaagcatatgttttgatGCATTCATAATgacgttcgtgttttaccgtcatgctttataaaaataaaacgacTTTTAAAACCACATAAATTTCAtgtctataatccataataataactcctgtatagaaatatgtatagaatgtgtgtgtttattaattaataatattagacTAATTTAGGTCATTGACTGCTGGCATAACAAAGGATGATGTAACGTTACCGTTAGTAGCTAGGCAATTTTCATTACTGTTTATTGCAGTTAATGCACTTTTAAAAGACACTTTCACTTAACCAGATTGCTTGCGTTTCCGTttatacaagaaaacaacttgtgTTTGTTGCAACAGGCATTGTCGGTGTCATGCAAGCTTACAAGCTGTGAAGGATTTTATACTTCTCGCACGAAAgtgaaaatgagcatttcacatgTGAGATTGCTAACTGTGCAGACGAATATCAAATATCGCAAATTAaaaaaggttggtcagttaaattatgttgctgtaagtaatgtttattcagcaataattctccagtaccgATAGCAGGACCGTTAACGTCAGAACTTATTGATACTTCAGTCTTTTATAATGCAGCACCGATACCGTACTTTATAAAGTACTGAGATTCGGTACCCATCCctcatgatgacgtgtgcaggtgttgtttatatcttctaaacgaaTTTTGTAACCGTtttagagcacactagcttatagatgtctttaaaacacacaatactaaaaaactttatttcaatttcatgggacctttaaaaacactgttggctGATGTTTTTAGTTTGTCGAATCGACTTTGACTAGACCAATTTGGCGTATCTCTAAACATCACAAAAAGAATGTTTTTGGTGCAACTCATTAGGCATTTGATCCACGTTAATGTTTTCCTTCATGGTCCTCACCCCAATCCTCAGATCTTAATTACCTATCATAATAAAAGgccttctctttctctttctttctctctggtTTCTTGGATTTCAAGATGGTGAACATTGGCTCATCTTACAGCTACGGAACGGAGGACCAGGCTGAATTTCTCTGTGTGGTGTCAAAAGAGTTACACACCTCGGCTGGAGGTTTGGGGACCGAGCAGAGCCACAAAACTAAGGTTGGAGCTCCTACGCACACATGCACAGCCATAGCACTTCACATTCACTGTAACCACAGCTGCCAGTgccacaaaaacatgcacacttCCCATCTCATTCCACATCAGCAGCTTTAAGATCATTTCTACTACACAAATTCATGATTTGTTCAATTTTTTTTGCTATGCCATCATCTGTCGTGCTGGTTTCTGTTCATCCTGTTGTCCATTCATAAAACAACAAGACGTCGGACACACAAGAGGAGGATGGAGCGAGGGAGGaagaggaggtggaggaggaggagcggGAAGAGGGAGAGAGAAATTCATCCCCCAATGAGTGGATTAGAGATTAGCAGAAACTTGAGTCAAAGGAATTGGTGAGGATATGCTGTCGTGTTGGTTGTGTTAGTGGTAGATCCACAAAACTCTACAAGTCAGAGAGTGTTGGTGAATTGCATCTCAGTGCACTACATTAGAGATAAACAAAGAAATGATTCTACATGCATATTCCATTGTTTGGCTAATAAAATGGTCTTCAGATTTATAAATATTCAAGAAGCACTTGTATGGATAGTTTCACTCGTCTTTTATGAGGACAATTTGCAATGAAATGCAATAACCTTCATCTCCTAGCAAAAACCAAGCATGATTTTCCTttttaaagggatacttcacttgttccaaacctttatgagtttctttcttctcttgaacactaaagaagatatctTGCTGGAAACCcataaccattaacttccatggtatttgtttttcctactgtggaagtcagtggttactagtttttagctttcttcgatatattttcttttgtgttcaagagcaGAAAGAATTCAAAAAGGATGAGcgtgagtaaatattcatttttgggtgaactatccctttatgtaGTTATTTTGAACAAAATGTGTGCAGACAAACTGTTGCTTGGTACTGAGCTGTGAATATCAATTTGAAtagatgtcattttaaaatggGGTTTTTAGTAAAGGTCACAAGACCAGAAATGGTGACCGAATGACTCAACCGAATGACTGTTTAATATTTAGCACAGCGTCTGTTCCATAAATTGCCCATGAGTCACTGCCATTCCCACTCATATCCACATCTTCAGCAAAAACGATCTGTCATAATTACATGGAGCATACTAGGAGCGGAGGCTTATTTCACACTCTGTCATTATCAGAAATCATTAGAGATTTTGTGTTAATACTAccgttcaaaagtttggggtcataagcttttttttaaaaatgttttttaaatgcgtCACTCATCAGGTTTGCATTTGGCCCAATCCTAGTTCTACCCCTTTACCCCTTCCCCTTAATTCTTTTCCTCATTTTGTgcattcacgtgaaggggtaggagTGTCCCAGTTCTTTTTAGTTTGacggcgtagggctaaggggaagggctagatagcccttgaaactgagatttttcaggactacactcgaaaccaaggggtataaaaatttcccagaatacaccatctacaacagccataagtcaggagatgcacaaattaatatttttttggccATTAGTAAAACAGAAATAGAATTGGAATTAGGCCTTAATCAAAgcagtaatatattttaaataactgtatgtaagtatattttaatgtatttaattcttGTCATGAATTGTGTTGAATTTTTTACATCATTAATCTGGTCATCAGTATCACATGATCTGAAATGAGTCCAATATGtcgattatttttattattatttttatttatattaatgttgaaaaaaaaagttgagctgcttaatatttttaggTTCTTAAAAGAAGTTTCAAAAGCACTGCGTATAATTGAAATGAGAAAATGACTTGATTTTGGTTTCAATTAAAATTGCATTtgcaaaagtaattttatttgcgTGGCaggcatttaaatgtaaaatagtgAAGTAAAATGACTGAtgtcaaaatatgggtgaaataatgCTCCATGTGCACCATGATCCTGAAAATCTGTATGAAATTATTTGATATTTGAAATTAATTGATTCAAGTTAATTAACCGaaattttgttttggtaatcttcaaagtCTGACACTTTGCTGACATCTTTAGCGTAgtggtccttctctgttgatgtcagtttgacggcttcagtcgcaatattcttaaccacattCTTAAGCCTCTCGTACGGTTAGTTTGCAATGAGCGAATGATTCGCAAAAAGAAAAATTCTATTTCAGTGAGGgtttatgcacacagacttttaattttcagtcagccagcccaagcgcttccggtgaactgtcttgCATTATAAAATtgtcacatttaagatctgattaatttaaaaatcagtgatcttcacaaTCTGtaagatatacaatataaagtgggtctcagaccccacaagaagctctgcattaaattatattttcccctgccatgtctttaaatatgtacatttattttacctcagtattttcaatggagtttctttTAACAGTTTTACGCTAGAACAACTAAAATGCTATCCAACTGGTCTATtttaaaaaagcctatttaaaagtctatttaactcgttatattttaattatattacaacatcgatgctgtaaaaggaaccttgtgAAACTGAAATCAGTAGCATTAAGCTCGCACCAGAAGTTTATTGCTGGctgaaaacactagctgtgcagaGTCTATTGGAAGCGCATCAACATACTGGAATAAACACTTTAGCTATTTCCTGTTCACTCCGCCTTTAAAAAGAGTAatttaatatgtcatcaaattagtattatattttaaaaaaacaccTCTAAACTTTATCTCCACCTACATTATAATAGGtatcttctgtaaatcatggttAAAATTGATGGGGCTTAATATTTTTGCtaggaaaaaaatgtaataaatataaaaatgtaataaaaaaactaCTGACCTCAACCTTTTGGACAGAGCTGCATTGCTGTGACACTAATATGTTTTTCAACTCTTTTTCAGCTGTTCCAGATCCATGGGTCCCGGATGTAGAATACaaagaactttatttttttagataaccATTTTATCATGTGCTCATGATGCTGTTTTTATAGCCATACTTTTTTAGATTTGGTGACTTTAACAACGGGTATTAGCGGAAAACAAGACCTTCACAACCAGcagcaaaaaaagaaattaaacaaattcAACAAAAGGCACCTGAGGTATTAGGAAAAGACACAGTTACATAGAAAGTTAGCAACTTAGTACATGACCTTTACCAAAGAGTGCAACCTAGTTATTTATGGGATATTCAAGTTAAAATCATGCATTTAAACAACTTGGGATTGGTCAGAAATAGAAtttgtaatttataatataaagGCTGTGTGGATAGGAGACTGCATCTACTGTTTAGGTTTTGCACATTTACTGTGGTATACTCAGACCATGTCCTGTTAATCTAGCATCAGCTCTGGGTAAAGTGCCAGCAGCTCCAGGCTGGCAGACCACCAGCGGTCCACTTTACCCCATTTACAATCTGTGGCAGTTTATTTCGATAGTGGTTGGCGCCGGCTAGAAGGTCATGATTTCATTGGAGGTCGCTAGATTTAATAGGGCTCCTGAACATTTTGGTTGTGTTTGTATGCTGTTTGAAGATTTTGAATAGGTCCCGTTTACTTCTAATGAAGTTAGTTTATTTTCAGCTAACGTGCTTATACTGTCACATGTGTGGaagagatagttcatccaaaaaatgaaGATTTAATCACCGTTTACTCTCACTCTAGTGGTTACAAATCTTTGATTTTTATAtctttctctgttgaacacaaaagaagatatttagaaaaatgttggaaactggatTCAATCCAAAGATGCGATTAGATTCATGTGCAAACCTgaaattgcataaaacatttgcgaaaAAACtttaagagaacaaaatcatcacttcctgataacCGTTGCCAAATGTCAAAGAGACAAATGGAAATTTCTTTCTTAGGAAACCTTTCACCGTGAACCTTTTTCcttataaagttgaagtcagtattattagccccctatttagttttttcctctaatttctgtttaatggaaagaagattttagtttaaatataacagttataataacctttctttgccatgatggcagtataTATAATACCGTActatttatttttcaagatactagtatcagcttaaagtgcaatttaaaggcttaactaggttaattctaCAGGTTATGGTAAATTAGATAATTAAACTATctttgtataaggatggtttgttctgttaacAATCGGACACATTTTTTGCTTAAAGGATGTAgcaatattgacctcaaaatggctTTTGGAggataaaaaaactgcttttattctagccgaaataaaacaaataagactttctctagaagaaaaaaatattattagacatactgtaaaatattccttactctgttaaacataatttgggaaatatttaaaatagaatttttattattatttttaattaataattcttacttcaactgtatataaaattactTGAGTCTCAGAAGATGAAGACAAACACAATGAATGTGCAATGGCTTTTAGAGCTGCAACCCGTCTATGGGATGCTCAAGATGCTTCTGGTAGGTAATAATAACAATGGCAGTCTTTGGGTAAGGccttttag contains:
- the kctd17 gene encoding BTB/POZ domain-containing protein KCTD5 isoform X2, which encodes MATEDKGKTAAPRGLPEIECLSGTITTHSNLNSNNNNNNNNKDNEGSEGATTTTSTDVESTGAENIIGNGSAVNTTGGNNGKWVRLNVGGTVFLTTRQTLLKEQTSFLYRLCQQQDLHSDTDETGAYVIDRDPTYFGPILNYLRHGKLVYNKELAEEGVLEEAEFYNITPLIKLIKERILERDSKATQVPPKHVYRVLQCQEEELTQMVSTMSDGWKFEQVSVRACRKPRPGLLWTMVNIGSSYSYGTEDQAEFLCVVSKELHTSAGGLGTEQSHKTKTSDTQEEDGAREEEEVEEEEREEGERNSSPNEWIRD
- the kctd17 gene encoding BTB/POZ domain-containing protein KCTD5 isoform X1; protein product: MATEDKGKTAAPRGLPEIECLSGTITTHSNLNSNNNNNNNNKDNEGSEGATTTTSTDVESTGAENIIGNGSAVNTTGGNNGKWVRLNVGGTVFLTTRQTLLKEQTSFLYRLCQQQDLHSDTDETGAYVIDRDPTYFGPILNYLRHGKLVYNKELAEEGVLEEAEFYNITPLIKLIKERILERDSKATQQVPPKHVYRVLQCQEEELTQMVSTMSDGWKFEQVSVRACRKPRPGLLWTMVNIGSSYSYGTEDQAEFLCVVSKELHTSAGGLGTEQSHKTKTSDTQEEDGAREEEEVEEEEREEGERNSSPNEWIRD